From Spirosoma aerolatum, one genomic window encodes:
- a CDS encoding AAA family ATPase, giving the protein MPYSSDVAAAEALTNSYQKLKSEISKVVIGQDETVRLLLTAIFCQGHCLLVGVPGLAKTLLIQTIASALDLDFNRIQFTPDLMPSDILGSETLDQERNFKFIKGPVFANIILADEINRTPPKTQSALLEAMQEYAVTIAGQKYNLGRPFFVLATQNPIEQEGTYPLPEAQLDRFMFNIYLDYPSYQSELDIVKNTTSDRQNEVKRVITGEEIREFQHLVRRVPVVDNVVEYAVKLVHKTRPNTEMASSDANQYLEWGAGPRASQALILASKCNALLNGKYSPDIEDVKAVALPILRHRVVRNFKAEAEGISVEQLIKRLL; this is encoded by the coding sequence GTGCCTTACTCATCGGACGTTGCGGCTGCCGAAGCCCTTACCAACTCGTATCAAAAGCTCAAAAGTGAAATCTCCAAAGTCGTTATCGGGCAAGATGAAACCGTCCGTCTGCTGTTAACGGCCATCTTTTGTCAGGGACACTGTTTGCTGGTTGGTGTTCCGGGGCTGGCTAAAACACTGTTGATCCAAACCATCGCCAGCGCCCTCGACCTTGACTTTAACCGTATTCAGTTTACACCTGACCTCATGCCATCGGATATTCTGGGCTCGGAAACGCTTGATCAGGAACGTAACTTCAAATTCATCAAAGGCCCCGTTTTTGCCAATATTATTCTGGCCGATGAGATCAACCGGACTCCGCCTAAAACCCAGTCGGCTCTGCTCGAAGCCATGCAGGAATACGCGGTTACCATTGCCGGACAAAAATATAACCTGGGTCGCCCCTTCTTCGTACTGGCTACCCAGAACCCAATTGAACAGGAAGGAACCTATCCGCTTCCTGAAGCGCAGTTGGACCGGTTTATGTTCAATATTTACCTGGATTACCCATCCTATCAATCGGAGCTGGACATCGTAAAAAACACGACCTCTGATCGGCAGAATGAGGTAAAACGAGTCATTACCGGCGAAGAAATTCGGGAGTTCCAGCACCTTGTACGTCGGGTGCCCGTTGTCGATAATGTGGTTGAATATGCGGTTAAGCTTGTGCACAAGACGCGCCCGAACACCGAAATGGCCTCTTCCGATGCGAACCAATACCTTGAATGGGGCGCAGGCCCACGGGCATCGCAGGCATTGATTCTGGCCTCTAAATGCAATGCCCTGCTCAATGGCAAATACTCGCCCGATATTGAAGATGTAAAAGCCGTAGCCCTACCAATTCTTCGTCACAGGGTGGTTCGGAACTTCAAGGCTGAAGCCGAAGGCATCTCGGTCGAGCAATTGATCAAAAGGCTGTTATAA
- a CDS encoding L-rhamnose mutarotase produces MQRFCLALDLKDDPELIREYEQWHAKGSGWPEVRANDLKAGIQDLQIYRTGNRMFMILETDDAFSFEKKRELDADNPHVQEWERLMWRFQQPLPWAKEGEKWVLMDQIFQFEKEA; encoded by the coding sequence ATGCAACGATTCTGTCTGGCACTCGACCTGAAAGATGATCCTGAACTGATTCGTGAATACGAACAGTGGCACGCCAAAGGGAGCGGTTGGCCAGAAGTACGGGCCAATGACCTGAAAGCCGGTATTCAGGACCTTCAGATTTATCGAACCGGTAACAGGATGTTTATGATCCTGGAAACGGATGATGCGTTTAGCTTTGAAAAGAAACGGGAGCTGGACGCTGACAATCCGCATGTGCAGGAGTGGGAGCGTCTGATGTGGCGGTTTCAGCAGCCCTTGCCCTGGGCCAAAGAAGGCGAAAAATGGGTGTTGATGGATCAGATTTTTCAGTTTGAGAAAGAAGCGTAG
- a CDS encoding ABC transporter ATP-binding protein produces the protein MLTATKLTKTYAEVAAVRQVSLTLEPGRIMALVGASGSGKSTLLNLLAGLSDADAGEVWLNGQRVVGPSEKLVAGHDDIRLVHQEYQLMPNVSVRENIAYALRFFEKAYRDFRVDQLLKLCRLIEVQDRIPRQVSGGEKQRTAIARAIADKPAVLLLDEPFSHLDLPNRLIVRELLFDLVRHEQTSCLFVTHDASDALSLADTLGILRDGKLVQLGTPKVVYHQPATAYAARMTGLANIFKAKYLPAFGLPEPRQTEELICLRPEEVRLDELGTPGTIRAVFFKGSHYELDVQVARYLSLRLLTSRDDLQVNQQIRISFDPKAIWWLKS, from the coding sequence TTGCTCACTGCCACTAAACTTACGAAAACATACGCGGAGGTCGCTGCCGTCCGTCAGGTTTCGCTGACGCTGGAACCCGGTCGAATTATGGCACTGGTTGGTGCCAGTGGTTCAGGCAAAAGTACCCTGCTTAACCTATTAGCTGGCCTGTCGGACGCCGATGCGGGTGAAGTCTGGTTGAATGGACAACGAGTCGTGGGACCGTCGGAGAAGTTGGTAGCTGGGCACGACGATATCCGGCTGGTGCATCAGGAGTACCAGCTTATGCCGAATGTATCGGTTCGGGAAAATATTGCCTACGCCCTGCGCTTTTTCGAAAAAGCCTACCGCGATTTTCGCGTAGATCAGTTGCTAAAGCTTTGTCGCCTGATCGAGGTGCAGGACCGGATACCGCGTCAGGTGTCGGGTGGCGAAAAGCAACGTACAGCCATTGCCCGCGCTATTGCCGATAAACCCGCCGTTCTGCTGCTGGATGAGCCCTTTAGCCATCTCGATTTACCCAATCGGCTCATTGTTCGGGAACTGCTTTTCGATCTGGTTCGTCATGAACAGACGTCCTGTCTGTTTGTAACCCACGATGCGTCCGACGCGCTTTCTCTAGCCGATACGCTCGGTATTTTGCGCGATGGAAAGCTTGTTCAGTTAGGGACACCTAAAGTCGTATATCATCAACCCGCTACAGCCTATGCGGCACGTATGACGGGGTTAGCAAACATCTTCAAAGCAAAATATTTACCGGCATTTGGCCTGCCAGAGCCGCGACAGACAGAAGAGCTGATTTGCTTGCGCCCTGAGGAGGTTCGACTCGATGAACTGGGAACCCCTGGAACGATACGAGCCGTCTTTTTCAAGGGAAGTCATTACGAGCTGGATGTGCAGGTGGCGCGCTATCTGTCGCTTCGCCTGCTAACGAGCCGCGATGATCTACAGGTCAATCAGCAAATTAGGATCTCCTTTGATCCCAAGGCGATCTGGTGGCTCAAAAGCTAA
- a CDS encoding ATP-binding protein yields MAVNQLDNEVEFMVRDYGPGLQPAHRVCLFDQYFKAPSLNGQVSGIGLGLAISTEFIQSMGGQIGLIFHDIL; encoded by the coding sequence ATTGCTGTTAATCAACTGGATAATGAAGTAGAATTCATGGTTCGGGATTATGGTCCAGGCTTACAACCCGCACACCGCGTTTGCTTGTTTGATCAGTATTTCAAAGCCCCCAGCCTCAATGGCCAGGTCAGTGGCATAGGGTTAGGTCTGGCCATTTCCACAGAGTTTATTCAATCGATGGGTGGACAGATCGGTTTGATATTCCATGATATATTGTAG
- a CDS encoding NADP-dependent glyceraldehyde-3-phosphate dehydrogenase yields the protein MNDSKLAGLFPTDDQIPAEYRIEPIHQREYLINGEMRQWDGPVSEVYSPICIPGADGTLERKLVGSFPVTGEKEALAALDAAVAAYDNGRGEWPQMGVADRIACMETFVGKMLEQRKLVVNLIMWEIGKNLADATKEFDRTVKYIYDTIDTLKNMDRNSSRFRIEEGIIGQVRRSPLGVVLAMGPFNYPLNETYTTLIPAILMGNTILFKTPKHGSLLHYPLLEAFRTSFPKGVVNSLYGRGANVVPPVMQSGKVNVLTLIGSSRVADELQRQHPKLNRLRSIMSLDAKNAAIILPDADLDVAVSECLLGTLSFNGQRCTAIKIIWAHESIVDEFLKRFSPAVSKLKPGMPWTAGTQITPLPEPNKTQYLADIIADAQAGGASIVNEGGGETEASLFRPAVVYPVREGMRLYREEQFGPVIPVVAYRDEEEFIQYLITDDHGMQASIFGTDTDAIAKLIDPLVNLVSRVNINAQCQRGPDTFPFTGRKDSAEGTLSVEDALRSFSIRSAVATKDTGTNKTILNDIVRGHKSEFLSTNFIF from the coding sequence ATGAACGATTCAAAACTGGCGGGGCTATTCCCGACCGACGATCAAATTCCAGCCGAGTATCGAATTGAACCCATCCATCAGCGTGAGTACCTGATCAACGGTGAAATGCGACAGTGGGACGGCCCAGTGTCGGAGGTATATTCGCCCATTTGCATTCCCGGAGCCGACGGCACCTTAGAACGAAAACTGGTCGGCAGCTTCCCCGTGACGGGTGAAAAAGAAGCCCTTGCGGCTCTGGATGCTGCCGTGGCCGCTTATGACAATGGCCGGGGCGAATGGCCACAAATGGGCGTAGCCGACCGGATTGCCTGCATGGAAACGTTTGTGGGCAAAATGCTGGAGCAGCGCAAGCTGGTTGTCAATCTGATTATGTGGGAAATTGGCAAAAATCTGGCCGACGCGACCAAAGAGTTCGATCGAACAGTAAAGTACATTTACGATACCATCGATACGCTCAAAAATATGGATCGCAACTCGTCGCGGTTTCGGATTGAGGAGGGTATTATTGGGCAGGTCCGTCGGTCGCCCCTGGGCGTTGTCCTGGCCATGGGACCGTTCAACTATCCCTTAAATGAGACGTATACAACGCTGATCCCGGCTATTTTGATGGGGAATACTATTCTGTTCAAAACGCCCAAGCATGGTTCACTACTGCATTATCCACTGCTTGAAGCGTTCCGTACCAGCTTCCCTAAAGGCGTGGTAAATTCATTGTATGGGCGTGGAGCCAATGTGGTGCCACCCGTAATGCAGTCCGGTAAAGTGAATGTGCTGACCCTGATCGGCTCCAGCCGCGTAGCCGACGAACTGCAACGGCAGCACCCTAAACTGAATCGGCTCCGGTCCATCATGAGTCTGGATGCCAAAAATGCAGCGATCATTCTACCGGATGCCGATCTGGATGTTGCGGTGAGTGAGTGTTTACTCGGAACGCTATCCTTCAACGGTCAACGGTGTACAGCTATCAAGATTATCTGGGCGCACGAGTCAATTGTCGACGAATTTCTGAAACGATTTAGCCCTGCCGTCAGTAAACTGAAACCAGGTATGCCCTGGACAGCCGGTACTCAGATAACACCATTACCCGAACCCAATAAGACCCAGTATCTGGCCGACATCATTGCCGATGCCCAGGCTGGTGGGGCTTCTATCGTTAATGAAGGTGGGGGCGAAACCGAAGCGTCGCTATTCCGACCTGCTGTGGTGTATCCTGTTCGCGAGGGGATGCGGCTATATCGGGAAGAACAGTTTGGCCCTGTCATTCCCGTTGTGGCTTACAGGGACGAAGAAGAATTTATCCAGTACCTCATCACCGACGATCACGGTATGCAGGCCAGTATTTTCGGAACCGATACCGACGCCATTGCCAAACTAATCGACCCGTTGGTGAATCTGGTAAGCCGGGTAAATATCAATGCCCAATGTCAGCGCGGGCCCGATACGTTCCCCTTTACAGGCCGAAAAGATTCGGCCGAGGGTACGCTCTCCGTTGAAGATGCGCTACGGTCGTTTTCCATTCGGTCGGCAGTGGCTACAAAAGATACTGGAACCAATAAGACTATTCTGAACGATATTGTGCGTGGACACAAATCCGAATTCTTAAGTACAAACTTTATTTTTTGA
- a CDS encoding peptidylprolyl isomerase — protein MKKVINSVLLILTGFFLTAPSFGQGQGLSLNKIIAKVDNYYVLRSDLEEAYQSYVGQNQTPPQKCQLLESLVINKMMLAKAEIDSVVVDDKIVDNELDTRMQYMVQQFGSEKNIVEAYGKSLEMLKSELRQQVKDQKVVQKMQQKITNDVKITPREVRKFFDSIPKDSLPYMPAEVEVGQIVRFAKPTKEQKEALRQRLLDLKKRVENGEDFGKLAKENSEDVSSAERNGDLGFAKRGMMVAPFEGAALKLKPNEMSDVVESEFGLHLIQLIETRGAEYHARHILLRPDYNRLDLTGPTHYLDSLRNLIQIDSLKFDKAAKDFSEDKSTADAGGLLRDPQSGASRLAMDGTMEYALFQMLDTMQVGAISKPLPYRTEDGKSAVRLLYYKSKIAPHTADYTKDFEKLQTIVLQNKKNRAIDDWFRKSIADVYITIDPEFHGCRIFGTTQNSAASTGGN, from the coding sequence ATGAAAAAAGTAATCAACAGTGTGCTTCTTATTTTGACAGGCTTTTTCCTGACAGCTCCATCCTTTGGGCAGGGACAGGGCTTAAGCCTTAATAAAATAATCGCCAAAGTCGATAATTACTATGTGCTGCGCTCCGACCTCGAAGAGGCTTACCAGTCGTATGTCGGACAAAATCAGACCCCTCCGCAGAAATGCCAGTTGCTCGAAAGTCTGGTGATCAATAAAATGATGCTGGCCAAAGCAGAGATCGACTCGGTTGTGGTAGATGACAAAATTGTGGACAACGAACTCGATACCCGTATGCAATACATGGTGCAGCAGTTCGGGTCCGAGAAAAATATCGTTGAAGCCTACGGTAAAAGCCTGGAAATGCTGAAAAGCGAGCTACGCCAGCAGGTGAAAGATCAGAAGGTCGTCCAGAAAATGCAGCAGAAAATTACGAACGATGTAAAGATCACTCCCCGCGAGGTTCGTAAATTTTTCGATAGCATTCCCAAAGACAGCCTTCCTTACATGCCTGCCGAAGTGGAAGTTGGCCAGATTGTCCGATTTGCCAAACCGACAAAAGAGCAAAAAGAAGCCTTACGCCAACGGCTGCTTGATCTGAAAAAACGAGTTGAAAATGGGGAAGATTTTGGCAAACTGGCCAAAGAAAACTCCGAAGACGTAAGCTCAGCCGAACGCAATGGGGATTTAGGGTTTGCCAAGCGGGGGATGATGGTGGCTCCTTTCGAAGGAGCTGCGCTCAAACTGAAACCCAACGAAATGTCGGATGTGGTTGAATCGGAATTTGGTCTTCACCTGATTCAATTAATCGAAACTCGTGGTGCCGAATACCACGCTCGGCACATCCTGCTCCGCCCCGATTACAACCGCCTTGACCTGACAGGCCCAACCCACTACCTCGATAGTCTGCGGAACCTGATTCAGATCGACTCACTGAAATTCGACAAGGCCGCTAAAGATTTTTCGGAAGATAAATCCACAGCCGATGCAGGTGGACTGCTTCGCGATCCGCAATCAGGGGCCAGCCGTTTGGCGATGGACGGCACTATGGAATATGCCCTATTCCAGATGCTCGACACCATGCAGGTAGGAGCTATCTCGAAGCCGCTACCTTATCGGACCGAAGATGGCAAAAGTGCGGTACGGTTGTTGTATTATAAAAGTAAGATTGCCCCCCATACGGCCGACTACACGAAAGATTTTGAAAAGCTACAAACCATTGTGCTTCAAAATAAGAAAAACCGGGCTATCGACGACTGGTTCCGCAAATCGATTGCTGACGTGTATATTACGATCGACCCGGAATTTCATGGCTGTCGAATCTTCGGCACAACCCAAAATAGTGCAGCCAGTACTGGTGGAAATTAA
- a CDS encoding potassium-transporting ATPase subunit F: MITLVFIVALLVFAYILYVLIKPEKF; encoded by the coding sequence ATGATTACGCTCGTCTTTATTGTAGCACTTCTGGTTTTTGCCTACATACTCTACGTCCTGATTAAACCCGAAAAATTCTAA
- a CDS encoding aldo/keto reductase has product MQYRQLGQTDLVVSQLSFGASPLGNVFNDVTEDESIRAVHAAIDQGINFFDVAPFYGDTLAETRLGKALKNKRNSVFLATKCCRYGNGVFDFSYERVLRSIDESLERLQVNYVDLLTVHDIEFGDRQQVLNEAIPAALKVKAMGKARYVGFSGLPVRYLAQIARQVEVDAVLSWGHYTLLEDEINDELVPLSIEKGFGLMNAAPLMQRILSDAPIPPWQSSPPEVKAIQPKLIALCREYGLVLSDVALNYAVRHPVIATTIVGMSEQHQVEQNLRALDIHVPDELLQRVEKLVAPVKNQMWFEGKPENNIPKSNSQDE; this is encoded by the coding sequence ATGCAGTATCGTCAATTAGGGCAGACGGACTTGGTCGTATCACAACTAAGTTTCGGAGCCTCTCCATTAGGGAATGTGTTTAACGATGTTACCGAAGACGAAAGTATCCGTGCCGTTCATGCGGCCATCGATCAGGGCATTAATTTCTTCGATGTAGCCCCCTTCTATGGTGATACACTGGCTGAAACACGGTTGGGTAAAGCGCTGAAAAACAAACGTAATTCCGTTTTTCTAGCCACAAAGTGTTGCCGATATGGCAATGGTGTATTCGATTTTTCCTACGAACGGGTTTTACGGAGCATCGACGAATCTCTAGAACGGTTACAGGTCAATTACGTGGATTTACTGACTGTCCACGATATTGAATTTGGCGATCGGCAACAGGTACTGAACGAGGCTATTCCGGCAGCTCTGAAGGTAAAAGCCATGGGTAAAGCGCGTTATGTCGGATTTTCGGGCTTACCCGTCCGGTATCTGGCGCAGATAGCCCGGCAAGTAGAGGTCGATGCGGTCCTTTCCTGGGGCCATTATACCTTGCTGGAAGATGAAATCAATGACGAGCTAGTACCTCTTTCCATCGAAAAAGGATTTGGCCTGATGAATGCCGCTCCACTGATGCAGCGGATTTTGTCGGATGCTCCGATTCCACCCTGGCAAAGTTCTCCGCCGGAAGTGAAAGCCATACAGCCCAAACTAATCGCTTTATGTCGTGAATATGGTCTGGTATTGAGCGATGTAGCGTTGAACTATGCGGTGCGTCACCCGGTAATTGCAACCACCATTGTCGGTATGTCGGAGCAACATCAGGTCGAGCAGAACTTGCGGGCGTTGGACATTCACGTTCCCGACGAATTACTGCAACGCGTTGAGAAGCTGGTCGCTCCGGTAAAAAATCAGATGTGGTTTGAAGGAAAACCGGAAAATAATATCCCTAAATCGAACAGTCAAGATGAATAA
- a CDS encoding response regulator, translating to MSPTRSGLFSKPTTQQAKLLLIEDNDDHWLVMKQVLARLLPQATLQRVTTAQEGLSLLQEWTYQEWELPKLILLDLYLPTAQEGWQFLRQIKAMALPCSLIPIILLSISVSQQDIETAYQLGVASYLVKPTTPSAWESLFRCFHTYWWETAILPPTQISF from the coding sequence ATGTCACCTACCCGTTCGGGCCTCTTTTCAAAGCCAACAACTCAACAGGCTAAACTTCTATTAATTGAAGATAATGATGACCATTGGCTAGTCATGAAGCAGGTCCTGGCCCGGCTGCTTCCTCAGGCAACCTTACAGCGCGTAACTACTGCTCAGGAGGGGTTGTCTTTACTCCAGGAGTGGACCTATCAGGAATGGGAGTTACCTAAATTGATCCTACTAGATTTGTATTTACCGACTGCCCAGGAAGGCTGGCAGTTTCTTCGGCAAATCAAAGCTATGGCCCTCCCCTGTAGCCTTATACCAATCATTCTGCTCAGTATATCTGTGAGTCAGCAAGATATAGAGACTGCCTACCAGCTGGGAGTTGCTTCTTATTTGGTTAAGCCCACAACTCCTTCAGCATGGGAGAGTCTGTTTCGCTGCTTTCATACGTACTGGTGGGAAACAGCCATTCTCCCTCCTACTCAAATTTCATTCTAA
- a CDS encoding response regulator: MTDQLQPKPIHILLVDDDEDDRYLTREAFHQHYPASRISFAEDGEDLLDFLNYSGRYAGSTHTIPELILLDLNMPRKDGREVLREIKSSDQFKHIPIIVLTTSDAKEDIETSYFNGANSFITKPSTFQRLSEVTKAIGQYWFSIVTVCEHPEF, encoded by the coding sequence ATGACAGACCAACTTCAGCCGAAACCTATTCATATACTACTGGTCGATGACGACGAAGACGATCGTTATTTAACACGTGAAGCTTTTCATCAGCATTACCCAGCTAGTCGTATTTCGTTTGCTGAAGACGGGGAAGACTTGCTGGATTTTCTGAACTATAGTGGTCGGTATGCCGGATCAACGCACACGATTCCTGAGTTGATTCTGCTGGACCTGAATATGCCCCGCAAAGATGGGCGTGAAGTGTTACGTGAAATTAAGTCAAGCGACCAGTTTAAGCATATTCCAATCATTGTTCTGACAACCTCTGATGCCAAAGAGGATATTGAAACGTCGTACTTTAACGGTGCCAATAGTTTCATTACCAAACCTTCGACGTTTCAGCGCCTGAGTGAAGTTACTAAAGCCATTGGTCAATATTGGTTCAGTATCGTAACCGTTTGCGAACACCCTGAGTTTTAA
- a CDS encoding zinc-binding alcohol dehydrogenase family protein encodes MNKQPALVLVEPGKTEIREIDIPTPGPEDVLLEVNKVGFCGGDLNGFRGLFELQEYPNVLGHEVGATVLETGNQVPGQYQPGMRVTLNPYLNCGVCLSCRKGRPNACQDNKTMGVRRPGAMTRLISVPWQKLHSSATLSVRELALVEPLTVGFHAVSRGRVVAGERVAVIGCGIVGMGAVAAAVHRGAEVIAIDIDDAKMRTASLAGAAHTINTSRVDLHEALTEITDGDGPDVIIEAVGHPATYRAAVDEVAYTGRVVYIGYAKKPVDYNTGTFVRKEIEILGSRNCLSEFPEVIEYLEAGKFPVDAVISRMVSLDEAGAALADWSANPGPITKIMVNFDPIAN; translated from the coding sequence ATGAATAAACAACCTGCTTTGGTGCTGGTGGAACCTGGAAAAACCGAAATACGCGAGATCGATATTCCCACCCCCGGCCCGGAGGATGTATTATTGGAAGTGAATAAGGTAGGTTTCTGCGGGGGCGATCTCAACGGTTTTCGGGGGCTGTTCGAATTGCAGGAATATCCGAACGTATTGGGCCACGAAGTGGGGGCTACTGTGCTGGAAACAGGTAACCAGGTGCCGGGGCAGTACCAGCCGGGTATGCGGGTTACCTTAAATCCGTATCTGAATTGTGGCGTTTGCCTTTCCTGCCGCAAAGGGCGGCCCAATGCCTGTCAGGACAACAAAACGATGGGTGTCCGTCGACCCGGTGCGATGACCCGATTGATCAGCGTTCCTTGGCAAAAACTACATAGTTCGGCTACATTGTCGGTCAGGGAGTTGGCGCTGGTTGAGCCGCTGACGGTAGGTTTTCATGCCGTGAGCCGGGGCCGGGTCGTAGCGGGCGAAAGAGTGGCGGTTATCGGTTGCGGTATTGTGGGTATGGGTGCTGTGGCAGCTGCGGTTCATCGAGGGGCTGAGGTGATTGCCATCGACATCGACGATGCTAAAATGCGAACAGCGAGCCTGGCCGGAGCGGCTCATACCATCAACACAAGCCGCGTCGATCTGCACGAAGCGCTGACGGAAATTACCGATGGAGACGGTCCTGATGTAATTATCGAAGCTGTCGGACATCCGGCTACTTACCGGGCCGCCGTCGATGAGGTGGCCTACACGGGGCGCGTGGTTTATATTGGCTATGCAAAAAAGCCCGTTGATTACAACACGGGTACATTCGTTCGAAAAGAAATCGAAATTCTGGGCTCCCGCAATTGCCTGAGCGAATTTCCGGAGGTGATCGAGTACCTGGAAGCGGGTAAATTTCCAGTCGATGCGGTGATTAGCCGGATGGTTTCGCTGGATGAAGCGGGGGCTGCTCTGGCAGACTGGTCAGCTAATCCAGGACCAATCACGAAAATTATGGTCAATTTTGATCCCATAGCGAATTGA
- a CDS encoding sugar phosphate isomerase/epimerase family protein, with the protein MKSCVTIALVPAIKTGPWIYWNDLETSMAKAAALGFDAVELFTPAADTVSSSQLTDLLGRFDLKIAAVGTGAGKVLHGLTLTDPDPQIRAHAVAFIAAMMSFGATVGAPAIIGSMQGNIAPGVEKEQALHWLADGLYQLGNHAETLGVKLIYEPLNRYETNLINDLSTGVEFIRSLTTNQVVLLADLFHMNIEERSLPESIRKAGSYIGHVHFADSNRRPIGFGHTAMDEVAIALKEIGYTGYISAEAFPFPDSDQAARQTIRSFKAYFG; encoded by the coding sequence ATGAAATCCTGTGTTACTATTGCGCTGGTTCCTGCCATCAAAACGGGCCCCTGGATTTACTGGAATGATCTGGAAACGAGTATGGCCAAAGCGGCTGCCTTAGGTTTCGATGCCGTTGAGTTATTTACGCCCGCTGCCGATACCGTTAGTTCCAGTCAGTTAACGGATTTACTGGGTCGATTTGACCTGAAGATAGCGGCTGTAGGAACTGGAGCGGGAAAAGTCCTGCATGGATTAACGCTGACTGACCCTGATCCGCAGATTCGCGCCCACGCGGTAGCCTTCATTGCCGCTATGATGTCGTTCGGGGCAACTGTTGGCGCCCCAGCCATTATCGGCTCTATGCAGGGAAACATAGCACCGGGCGTAGAAAAAGAGCAGGCACTTCATTGGCTGGCAGATGGGTTATATCAGCTAGGTAATCATGCCGAAACGCTGGGTGTGAAGCTAATTTACGAACCACTGAACCGCTACGAAACCAACCTGATCAATGACCTCAGCACGGGAGTTGAGTTTATCCGCTCCCTAACTACCAATCAGGTCGTGTTGCTGGCTGATCTGTTTCACATGAACATTGAAGAGCGATCGTTGCCTGAGAGCATCCGCAAAGCGGGGTCGTACATTGGCCATGTTCACTTTGCCGATAGCAACCGACGACCTATTGGATTTGGGCACACCGCCATGGACGAAGTGGCCATTGCCCTCAAAGAAATTGGCTATACGGGGTATATTTCGGCGGAAGCGTTTCCTTTTCCAGATTCTGATCAGGCGGCCCGGCAAACCATCCGGTCATTCAAAGCCTATTTTGGCTAA